A genomic window from Triticum urartu cultivar G1812 chromosome 7, Tu2.1, whole genome shotgun sequence includes:
- the LOC125524485 gene encoding probable protein phosphatase 2C 59, which produces MGHRGDTKPVSGGGVSENGKFSYGYASSLGKRSSMEDFHETRIDGVDGETVGLFGVFDGHGGARAAEFVKQNLFSNLIKHPKFFTDTKSAIAETFTHTDSELLKADTTHNRDAGSTASTAILVGDRLVVANVGDSRAVICRGGDAIAVSRDHKPDQTDERQRIEDAGGFVMWAGTWRVGGVLAVSRAFGDKLLKQYVVADPEIKEEVVDSSLEFLILASDGLWDVVTNEEAVAMVKPIVDSQEAAKKLLVEATRRGSADNITCVVVRFLDQQPPAAATNRSPAPVAPGK; this is translated from the exons ATGGGGCACCGCGGGGACACCAAGCCTGTCAGTGGCGGCGGGGTCAG TGAGAATGGCAAGTTTAGCTATGGTTATGCGAGCAGTCTAGGGAAAAGATCTTCCATGGAGGACTTCCACGAGACGAGAATCGATGGCGTCGATGGAGAGACCGTCGGATTGTTCGGTGTTTTCGACG GCCATGGTGGAGCTCGAGCCGCGGAGTTCGTCAAGCAGAACCTTTTCAGCAACTTAATCAAGCACCCAAAGTTCTTCACCGATACCAAGTCCGCTATTG CTGAAACTTTCACCCATACGGATTCAGAGCTCCTGAAGGCCGATACCACCCACAACCGAGATGCAGGGTCGACGGCCTCCACGGCCATTCTCGTTGGCGATCGCCTGGTGGTGGCAAACGTTGGGGACTCTAGGGCGGTCATTTGTAGAGGCGGTGATG CTATAGCCGTGTCAAGGGACCATAAGCCTGACCAGACAGATGAAAGGCAGAGGATAGAGGACGCCGGAGGTTTCGTGATGTGGGCAG GTACATGGCGTGTGGGCGGCGTGCTTGCTGTTTCTCGGGCATTTGGTGACAAACTGTTGAAGCAGTACGTGGTTGCCGATCCAGAGATCAAG GAGGAGGTGGTCGACAGCTCCCTGGAGTTCCTCATCCTGGCGAGCGACGGGCTGTGGGACGTCGTGACCAACGAG GAAGCCGTGGCCATGGTGAAGCCGATCGTGGACTCACAGGAGGCGGCCAAGAAGCTCCTCGTGGAGGCGACGCGGAGGGGAAGCGCCGACAACATCACCTGCGTCGTCGTCCGTTTCCTGGACCAGCAGCCCCCGGCGGCGGCCACCAACAGATCCCCAGCCCCTGTCGCACCGGGCAAGTGA